TTGGCGTATACACACTAGGTGAACATATATCGCTCACACTCATTGACTCTAGGGCGGCGTCTCTCAATATCTCGATATATTTTAATTGTTGTACTTGTATTTGGTTAAAAAAATGGAACGAAAGTTCAAAGCTGGATTTCATGGATCGATTTCACAAAAAATCGATATTGTCATAACTAATgacaaaaaaattaagatatatATCCATAAAAAGCATACATAAAAAGCTGTagtttaataatttaatgatttttcgatcacattaaaatgaaattaataaattccagtaacattttaatatcagttttaagaataataaaattaaaagaataAATTCGCATTCGAAGTCttgaatcaaatcaaatcataaGTCTCTTATTCATTCGTGGAATAAGGAAGAAATACAAGAGgactaattaaactaaaagtatCAACAGCTAAAGTAGCTAAACCATTGtcaatagaataaaaaaacaagtaaATGAaagcaaaatattttaaaaaaggcCATTCAGCGCCATTTCGGGTCACCCAGCGCCATAAAATTCAGCTGTGTAGATTATAAGATCCTGCACTAGTTGCTTCTACTTCAGTATTCATTTCATTTACCTGTTAATGAAAGTCCGGCTACGAACCGAGCCAAAGCCCGGCATTGTACCTTTGATATGGTTGTCACCTTTGGGACACTGCGGCATTTTCATAGATGAGCATAGGTGTGCATACAGCGTCACGATCGGTCTATCCATATATAGAGTGCACTAGCCTCTTTCATCCCCCACCTGACCTTACACCGTGTAACGGACCTCACTAACTAAATATCTGCTCCGTCGCTCTTTCGAGGTTCCAATCGTAGGTAGAAAGCGCTACTCTAGCCTGGTCTTCGTTTATACCCATATCTAGAAGGACTTGTATTTTCTGGTTGCAGTCTTGGATGGCGGTGGGCCCGCCCGCGTAGATGTTGGTCCAATGCCTCGCGGTGACATTGAAGAGGTGTTGGTTTTCTAGATATTGTTTGGCGACGACGGCGTCCTGCGGGTCGTTGGGCTCTGCGGCGGACAGCAGGACTTGTATGGAGAGCAGGACGGTGCGCAGCGTGAGCGCGGCGGCCCACTGGTCTTTCAGGATGTCTAAGCAGATCGCGCCGGTGACCGACGATACGTTAGGGTGCCAGATTTTTGTGATGAAACGGATCTGCAAGTGAGAGGTTTATGTTAGTACCATGAGGATTTAATGATGAAGAGTTGAAATGCAAAGGGCGTTTTACGTAAACACGCCACGTGATCACtgatcagtgtgcgtagccgaatgtacaaacgctcacgataatatctctttcgtagctatctatctctatcgctcttgtgtgttggcgcgacagagccagactacctttctgcggcgtttcgatttcgtttcgcgtcgcagaaatgccattcggctacggggcctggtgccaTCCACGCAATTAACGTGATTGCAATAATATATCCATTTTTGTGATGACCTGCGCTTGTAATTATTGAGCGTGACTTGCGCTTGACATATTAAATCTCGAAAGACTACGCAATGACGTTGTCTTTGTACTAAGAGGTCAGCTGCGTCTGGTATATTATGCAGTAACAGAATATGATACCTTGGGCGAATTTAACAGGTAATGATCATTGCTCAAGCACTTcacatttataaaataaagataCGAATATGTCCCCAGACAGCACAGCATGACTTGCGCTTTTTATATAAAGTTACAACAATGCAAATCATGGTATACTTTagtcttcttcctcctacccttatcccacgttatgtggggtcggtacaacacgtcttcctcttccattctcctctatctttcgtcatctcaacactcacatctttcttcctcatatcctctttcacacaatccatccagcgttgtttgggtctacccctccctctccatccatcacccttcatctccaacattcttttgcctatatgacattcatccctcctcattacatgaccgaaccacgccaacctgccactcctcatcttttccgttataggcgcaactttcaaacttcccctaatatactcattcctgatccgatccattctggtcactccacacatccatctcaacattctcatttccgctacgtgcactctcctttcatcctccacctttgtggcccagcattcagatccatacaatacaacaggcctcacaatcgtcttgtagattttccccttaagtttaaggggcatccgtcaatcgcatgttgtccctgagacctgtcgccatttcatccatcccgcatttattctatttttcacgtcacggtcgatgcttccgtcattttggaataatgacccaaggtaccggaagtcggagcagactggtaggtatacaccatctaaggcaataggggaaaaactggatagaccaccgaaatcgcagaacatatgttcagttttggttctactgattttcagtcccacacTTTCCAGTCTTTCTTGCCATTTTCCCAGTCTGCTCTGGACCTCAAGTGCATTTTCCCCAACAAGAACAATGTCATCGGCGAACAGCATACACCAGGGTGCTTCCTCCTGTATGTCCGATGTCAGAGCATCCATAACCAGGAGGAACAAATAAGGACTTAAAGCCGACCCCTGATGTAGACCTACCGCCACATTGAACTTGTCGGTGACTCCAGCTTCAGACCTGACGTGAGTACTAGCTCTATCATACATCGCCTGAACAAGCCGCACATACTTCTCTGGCACTCCCTTCTCTCTCATACACCACCACAGAACCTTACGAGGAACTCTATCGTATGCCTTTTCCAGATCCACGAACACCATGTGCAAGTTCTTTTTtgcttttctgtatttttcgcaTAGTTGGCGAAGTGCAAATATGGCGTCCGTGGTTCCCCGGCCCGGCATAAACCCAAATTGGTTCTGTGTTATTTCACTCTCTTCTCTTATTCGTCTCGCTACCACTCTTTCCCATATCTTCATACTATGTGACATGAGCTTTATTACCCGGTAGTTGTTGCAATCCTGTACATCACCCTTATTCTTAAAAATGGGCACCAAAGCACTGTTACACCATTCATCAGGGATCGCCTCTTCTTGCAACAACTTATTGAAGAATAAAGTCAGCCACTTTCAACGATCCGCTTTCAGAATCATCCATACTTCCACAGGTATATCGTCTGGCCCAACCGCTTTTCCATTCTTCATACCTTGCACTGCCATCCTTACTTCTTCTACAGTAATCTCTTTCACCATACCGATGTTACTTCTAGCGTTTTCTAGCACGCCTGTCCAGTCATTCTCTTCATTCAAGAGTTTATTGAAATAGTTCTTCCAGCGTTCTCTTATGCTCTTGTCATCTGTCAAAATCTTTCCTGCTTCatctttcatacatttcatgTGATTGATATCTCTTGCATTCCGCTCCCGCTCTCTTGCTATTCTATAAAGGTCTTTTTGGCCTTGTGGGCTTTCCAAATGGTTGTAAAGCTTATCTTGGACCTTGGCCCTTGCTATTGCGACTGCTTTCTTGGCCTTCtttttacttattaaataagCTGACCTCTTGTTTTCCTTTTCTCTATTATTACCCACTTCCACACTTTTCCATTCTTTAAAAGCATTCTTCTTTTCTTTCAGAGTCATTTGCACATCATCATTCCACCACCATGTATCTCTATCAATCTTTCCTTTCCCCCTCGTTTCACCAAGTACGTCCTTCGCCACACTTCTTAAACTTACAGCCATTTCATTCCAGCATTCATTCATGTCCGccatatcattcatttttatcatcTTATCGACCATTCTATTCTTAAATTCTTCAGCCAACTTCCTGTCATTCAATTTATACCACTTCGTTTTAGGTGGGGGCTTTAGGTTATTTTGCCTACGCGATACTTTAAGCTTTAACTCCAGGATCAGTAACTTATGCTGGGAAACTAAGCTCTCACTCGGTACAACTTTGCAGTCCTTAGCCGAAAGTATTTTACTCCTTCTCAAAAGAAAGTCACCAATTTGGGTAGAGTGTTGGCCACTATGGTATGTGATAAGATGTTGTTCTTTCTTTTGATAGTATGTGTTAACTATAGCCAAGTCAAAGGCTAAGGCTGCTTCCAGTAGAGCTTCACCATCCTGATTCCTGTCTCCATAACCACGCCCCCCATGCACTCTTTCATATCCGTCATTCATCCTTCCCACGTGTCCATTAAAATCCCCACCCATGTATATCTCCTCACATTCTGTTATTCCCATAATTAACATATCCAAATCACTCCAGAACTTCtctttcaaattattattacatccaGTCTGCGGTGCATACACACTTATTACATTTACAATCACGTTTTTAAGCAACAATTTCACGCCAATCAATCTGTCATTCACTCTGTTTACATCCATCACCTTGT
This genomic stretch from Leguminivora glycinivorella isolate SPB_JAAS2020 chromosome Z, LegGlyc_1.1, whole genome shotgun sequence harbors:
- the LOC125241744 gene encoding ubiquitin-conjugating enzyme E2-22 kDa, whose protein sequence is MANISAKRIKREFKEIMKSEEVAGGAITLELVNNSWTELHGTIAGPLDTPYEGGTFHLEIKVPETYPFNPPKIRFITKIWHPNVSSVTGAICLDILKDQWAAALTLRTVLLSIQVLLSAAEPNDPQDAVVAKQYLENQHLFNVTARHWTNIYAGGPTAIQDCNQKIQVLLDMGINEDQARVALSTYDWNLERATEQIFS